The Streptomyces sp. Alt3 genome has a segment encoding these proteins:
- the gcvP gene encoding aminomethyl-transferring glycine dehydrogenase, giving the protein MTPRRTPLSQLEQGIPFEQRHIGPDAGAQAKMLAQVGYGSLDELTAAAVPDVIRSAEALNLPEARTEAEVLAELRSLADRNQVLAPMIGLGYYGTFTPPVILRNVMENPAWYTAYTPYQPEISQGRLEALLNFQTMVADLTGLPTSGASLLDEGTAAAEAMALARRVGKVKGGVFLVDADTLPQTVAVIETRAEPTGVEVVVADLSEGIPTEIAERGVFGVLLQYPGASGAVRDIEPVIEQAHELGAIVSVAADLLALTLLTSPGELGADIAVGTTQRFGVPMGFGGPHAGFMAVREKFARSLPGRLVGVSVDADGDKAYRLALQTREQHIRREKATSNICTAQVLLAVMAGMYAVYHGPDGLRTIARRTHRFAAILAEGLRAAGTEVVHDAYFDTLTVRAPGAAAGVVAAARERGVNLRLVDADHVSVACDETTTRTRIAAVWAAFGAGGDIEALDGATADALPEGLLRTDPVLTHPVFHQHRSETAMLRYLRKLADRDYALDRGMIPLGSCTMKLNATAEMEAITWPEFGALHPFAPAEQAQGFLTLIRELEERLAEVTGYDAVSIQPNAGSQGEFAGLLAVRAYHRANGDHGRTVCLIPSSAHGTNAASAVMAGMKVVVVKTADDGEVDIEDLRAKIAKHRDELAVLMITYPSTHGVFEEHVADICGEVHDAGGQVYVDGANLNALVGLAKPGHFGGDVSHLNLHKTFCIPHGGGGPGVGPVGVRAHLAPYLPNHPLQPAAGPDTGVGPISAAPWGSAGILPISWAYVRLMGGEGLKRATQVAVLAANYIAKRLEPHFPVLYNGPAGLVAHECIIDLRPVSKATGVSIDDIAKRLIDYGFHSPTMSFPVAGTLMIEPTESEDLAELDRFCDTMIAIRGEIDKVASGEWSADDNPLRNAPHTAAALGGEWTHSYSRQEAVFPAGVTPADKYWPPVRRIDGAFGDRNLVCSCPPLDAYDQ; this is encoded by the coding sequence ATGACCCCCCGTCGCACTCCGCTCTCCCAGCTGGAGCAGGGCATTCCGTTCGAGCAGCGCCACATCGGGCCCGATGCCGGGGCCCAGGCGAAGATGCTCGCCCAGGTCGGCTACGGCTCCCTCGACGAGCTCACCGCCGCCGCGGTGCCCGACGTGATCAGGAGCGCCGAGGCCCTGAACCTCCCCGAGGCGCGTACCGAGGCCGAGGTCCTGGCCGAGCTGCGCAGCCTCGCCGACCGCAACCAGGTGCTCGCACCGATGATCGGTCTCGGCTACTACGGGACGTTCACCCCGCCGGTGATCCTGCGCAACGTCATGGAGAACCCCGCCTGGTACACGGCGTACACGCCGTACCAGCCGGAGATCTCCCAGGGCCGGCTCGAGGCACTGCTGAACTTCCAGACCATGGTTGCCGATCTCACCGGGCTGCCGACCTCGGGTGCCTCGCTCCTCGACGAGGGCACGGCCGCGGCCGAGGCCATGGCCCTGGCGCGACGGGTCGGCAAGGTGAAGGGCGGCGTCTTCCTGGTCGACGCCGACACCCTGCCGCAGACCGTCGCGGTGATCGAGACCCGGGCCGAGCCGACCGGTGTCGAGGTCGTCGTCGCCGACCTCTCCGAGGGCATCCCCACGGAGATCGCCGAGCGCGGCGTCTTCGGAGTGCTGCTCCAGTACCCGGGGGCCTCCGGTGCCGTACGCGACATCGAGCCCGTCATCGAGCAGGCGCACGAGCTGGGCGCGATCGTGTCCGTCGCCGCCGACCTGCTGGCCCTGACCCTGCTCACCTCCCCGGGCGAACTGGGCGCGGACATCGCCGTGGGCACCACGCAGCGATTCGGTGTTCCCATGGGCTTCGGCGGACCGCACGCCGGCTTCATGGCCGTACGCGAGAAGTTCGCCCGCAGCCTGCCCGGGCGCCTCGTCGGGGTGTCCGTCGACGCGGACGGCGACAAGGCCTACCGGCTGGCGCTGCAGACCCGTGAGCAGCACATCCGCCGTGAGAAGGCGACCAGCAACATCTGCACCGCGCAGGTGCTGCTCGCCGTCATGGCGGGCATGTACGCCGTCTACCACGGCCCCGACGGGCTCCGGACGATCGCCCGGCGTACCCACCGGTTCGCCGCCATCCTGGCCGAGGGACTGCGGGCCGCCGGGACCGAGGTCGTGCACGACGCGTACTTCGACACCCTGACCGTCCGCGCGCCCGGTGCGGCCGCGGGTGTGGTCGCCGCCGCGCGTGAGCGCGGGGTGAACCTGCGCCTGGTCGACGCCGACCACGTCTCCGTCGCGTGCGACGAGACCACCACCCGCACCCGGATCGCCGCCGTCTGGGCCGCCTTCGGAGCCGGTGGCGACATCGAGGCGCTCGACGGCGCGACCGCCGACGCGCTGCCCGAGGGACTGCTGCGCACCGACCCGGTCCTCACCCACCCGGTCTTCCACCAGCACCGCTCCGAGACGGCGATGCTGCGCTACCTGCGCAAGCTCGCCGACCGCGACTACGCGCTGGACCGCGGCATGATCCCCCTCGGCTCCTGCACCATGAAGCTCAACGCGACCGCCGAGATGGAAGCGATCACCTGGCCCGAGTTCGGCGCGCTGCACCCCTTCGCGCCGGCCGAGCAGGCGCAGGGCTTCCTCACCCTCATCAGGGAGCTGGAGGAGCGCCTCGCCGAGGTCACCGGTTACGACGCCGTCTCCATCCAGCCCAACGCCGGCTCGCAGGGCGAGTTCGCCGGACTGCTGGCCGTCCGCGCCTACCACCGGGCCAACGGGGATCACGGCCGCACCGTCTGCCTGATCCCGTCGTCCGCGCACGGCACCAACGCCGCGAGCGCCGTCATGGCGGGCATGAAGGTCGTCGTGGTGAAGACCGCCGACGACGGCGAGGTCGACATAGAGGATCTCCGGGCCAAGATCGCGAAGCACCGTGACGAGCTCGCCGTCCTCATGATCACCTACCCCTCCACGCACGGCGTCTTCGAGGAGCACGTCGCCGACATCTGCGGAGAGGTGCACGACGCCGGCGGCCAGGTGTACGTGGACGGCGCCAATCTCAACGCCCTGGTCGGTCTCGCCAAGCCGGGCCATTTCGGTGGCGACGTGTCCCACCTGAACCTGCACAAGACCTTCTGCATCCCGCACGGCGGCGGCGGCCCGGGCGTCGGTCCGGTCGGGGTGCGCGCGCACCTGGCGCCCTACCTCCCCAACCACCCCCTCCAGCCCGCGGCGGGTCCGGACACCGGCGTCGGCCCGATCTCGGCCGCCCCTTGGGGCTCCGCGGGGATCCTGCCGATCTCCTGGGCGTACGTACGTCTGATGGGTGGCGAGGGGCTGAAGCGTGCGACGCAGGTCGCCGTACTCGCGGCCAACTACATCGCCAAGCGTCTCGAACCGCACTTCCCGGTCCTGTACAACGGCCCGGCCGGTCTGGTCGCGCACGAGTGCATCATCGACCTGCGTCCGGTCTCCAAGGCGACCGGCGTCAGCATCGACGACATCGCCAAGCGGCTGATCGACTACGGCTTCCACTCGCCGACCATGTCGTTCCCGGTGGCGGGGACACTGATGATCGAGCCGACGGAGAGCGAGGACCTCGCCGAGCTCGACCGGTTCTGCGACACGATGATCGCCATCCGTGGCGAGATCGACAAGGTCGCCTCGGGGGAGTGGAGCGCGGACGACAACCCGCTGCGCAACGCTCCCCACACGGCCGCGGCGCTCGGCGGGGAGTGGACCCACTCCTACAGCCGTCAGGAAGCGGTCTTCCCGGCCGGTGTCACCCCGGCGGACAAGTACTGGCCGCCGGTGCGCAGGATCGACGGCGCTTTCGGTGACCGCAACCTCGTCTGCTCCTGCCCGCCCCTGGACGCGTACGACCAGTAG
- a CDS encoding DUF5999 family protein: protein MCQHQPPCPTAESNDREAARLMAHHPEQGWSLLCNGVLLFEDTGELLPDGQIIAPHRPLRGGQVMKAA, encoded by the coding sequence ATGTGCCAGCACCAGCCACCCTGCCCGACCGCTGAATCCAACGACCGTGAAGCCGCCCGTCTGATGGCTCACCACCCGGAACAGGGCTGGAGCCTGCTGTGCAACGGCGTCCTGCTCTTCGAGGACACCGGCGAGCTGCTCCCCGACGGGCAGATCATCGCCCCGCACCGCCCGCTGAGGGGCGGCCAGGTGATGAAGGCCGCCTGA
- a CDS encoding glutamate-cysteine ligase family protein: MGEKVVAGAFAPSDRQAYREKLTQCLTGLERLLSERRFDRPRNLMGLEIELNLAGSDGMPRMRNAEVLQRIASRDFQTELGMFNLEVNILPHRLSGRVFDQLAEELRTGLAYAHRKAAEVDAGIVMIGILPTLGREDVVSANLSDVDRYTLLNDQMAAARGEEFVLDIEGVERLVSTSASIAPESACTSVQLHLQVTPDRFADVWNAAQAVTAVQIALGANSPFLFGKELWRESRPPLFQQATDVRPPELRNQGVRPRTWFGERWIDSAYELFEENVRYYPPLLPICDEEDPLRVLAEGGVPSLAELVLHNGTVYRWNRPVYGVADGVPHLRVENRVLPAGPTVVDVIANSAFYYGLVRALADESRPVWSKLPFEAAAENFDAACRHGIDAELLWPRPGRSGGVAKVPAVKLVRDELLPLAAAGLDAWNIEPADRDRYLGVIEERCRLGVNGASWQVDTYHRALKAGLEREGALAATTRRYGELMQIGEPVHTWPVGFPAP; encoded by the coding sequence ATGGGCGAGAAGGTCGTGGCGGGCGCGTTCGCCCCGTCCGATCGGCAGGCGTACCGCGAGAAGCTCACCCAGTGCCTGACCGGGCTGGAGAGGCTCCTGTCGGAGCGGAGGTTCGATCGCCCCAGGAATCTCATGGGGCTGGAGATCGAGCTGAATCTCGCGGGTTCGGACGGCATGCCGAGGATGCGGAATGCGGAGGTGCTCCAGCGCATCGCCAGCCGGGATTTCCAGACGGAGCTGGGGATGTTCAACCTGGAAGTGAATATTCTTCCCCACCGGCTGAGCGGCCGGGTATTCGATCAGCTGGCGGAGGAGCTGCGTACGGGCCTTGCATATGCCCATCGGAAGGCCGCGGAGGTGGACGCCGGGATCGTGATGATCGGCATCCTGCCGACCCTCGGGCGGGAGGACGTGGTATCGGCGAACCTGTCGGACGTCGATCGTTACACGCTCCTGAACGACCAAATGGCTGCTGCCCGCGGCGAGGAATTCGTCCTCGATATCGAAGGCGTCGAACGACTGGTTTCGACCTCCGCCTCGATCGCTCCCGAATCGGCCTGCACATCGGTCCAGTTGCACCTCCAGGTGACGCCCGACCGCTTCGCGGACGTCTGGAACGCCGCCCAAGCCGTCACCGCCGTGCAGATCGCCCTGGGGGCCAACTCGCCCTTCCTGTTCGGCAAGGAACTGTGGCGCGAGTCGAGGCCGCCGCTGTTCCAGCAGGCCACGGACGTACGACCGCCCGAGCTGCGGAATCAGGGGGTACGCCCCAGGACCTGGTTCGGGGAGCGCTGGATCGATTCGGCGTACGAGCTCTTCGAGGAGAACGTCCGCTACTACCCGCCGCTGCTGCCGATCTGTGACGAGGAGGATCCGCTGCGGGTCCTGGCCGAGGGCGGCGTACCGTCACTCGCCGAACTCGTCCTGCACAACGGCACGGTCTACCGGTGGAACCGGCCGGTGTACGGGGTGGCCGACGGCGTGCCCCATCTGAGGGTCGAGAACCGGGTCCTGCCCGCCGGCCCCACCGTCGTCGACGTGATCGCCAACTCCGCCTTCTACTACGGGCTGGTGCGCGCGCTCGCCGACGAGTCCCGGCCCGTGTGGTCGAAACTGCCATTCGAGGCGGCGGCCGAGAACTTCGACGCCGCGTGCCGCCACGGGATCGACGCCGAGCTGCTCTGGCCGCGCCCCGGCCGCTCCGGCGGGGTGGCGAAGGTCCCGGCGGTGAAGCTCGTGCGGGACGAACTGTTGCCGCTGGCGGCCGCCGGGCTCGACGCCTGGAACATCGAACCCGCCGACCGCGACCGCTACCTCGGCGTCATCGAGGAGCGCTGCAGGCTCGGCGTGAACGGTGCCTCGTGGCAGGTCGACACCTACCACCGGGCCCTGAAGGCAGGTCTCGAACGGGAAGGTGCGCTGGCGGCCACCACCCGGCGCTACGGCGAGCTGATGCAGATCGGTGAGCCGGTGCACACCTGGCCCGTCGGGTTCCCCGCCCCCTGA
- a CDS encoding CPBP family intramembrane glutamic endopeptidase, translating into MAESIPHEGVSRRILRSETLLVLALSLGASGVSALISFIGSLTKPGGLKDQAATLNGSYAPGRPWLDLAWQLFGIASALVPVALVAHLLLREGAGLRTLGLDRTRPGPDLGRGTLIAAGIGSAGLAFYLVVRAAGFNLTVVPESLPDVWWKFPVLILSAVQNSLVEEVIVVGYLLRRLGQLGWTPMAALVASSVLRGSYHLYQGIGGFIGNMVMGVVFVLLYRRWGRVGPLVVAHALLDIGAFVGYALLAGKVDWLPTP; encoded by the coding sequence GTGGCTGAATCCATTCCTCACGAGGGGGTGTCCCGGCGGATCCTGCGGTCGGAGACGCTGCTCGTACTGGCTCTCTCGCTCGGGGCCAGTGGGGTGTCCGCCCTGATCAGCTTCATCGGCTCGCTGACGAAACCCGGGGGGCTCAAGGACCAGGCGGCGACCCTGAACGGGTCCTACGCACCCGGGCGGCCCTGGCTGGACCTGGCCTGGCAGCTGTTCGGCATCGCCTCGGCGCTGGTGCCGGTCGCACTCGTCGCCCATCTGCTCCTCCGCGAGGGCGCGGGTCTGCGGACCCTCGGTCTCGACCGCACCAGGCCCGGGCCGGACCTGGGCCGGGGAACCCTGATCGCGGCGGGGATCGGCAGCGCCGGGCTGGCGTTCTACCTGGTGGTACGTGCCGCCGGGTTCAACCTGACGGTGGTGCCGGAGTCGCTGCCCGACGTGTGGTGGAAGTTCCCCGTACTCATCCTCTCCGCGGTGCAGAACTCGCTCGTGGAGGAGGTCATCGTCGTCGGCTATCTGCTGCGACGGCTGGGGCAGCTGGGATGGACGCCGATGGCCGCCCTGGTGGCGAGCTCCGTGCTGCGTGGCTCCTACCACCTGTACCAGGGGATCGGCGGCTTCATCGGGAACATGGTCATGGGCGTGGTCTTCGTCCTGCTGTACCGGCGCTGGGGGCGGGTCGGGCCGCTGGTCGTCGCCCACGCCCTGCTCGACATCGGGGCGTTCGTCGGATATGCGCTTCTGGCGGGGAAGGTGGACTGGCTGCCCACCCCGTGA